The following are from one region of the Juglans regia cultivar Chandler chromosome 10, Walnut 2.0, whole genome shotgun sequence genome:
- the LOC109010654 gene encoding U-box domain-containing protein 21-like — MILSWRRLRASRGGNKISELLDGNLQTEITIPTYFRCPISLDLMRDPVTLSTGITYDRENIEKWIEAGNQTCPVSNQVLMSFDQIPNHAIRKMIQDWCVQNRSNGIERIPTPRIPVTQYEVSQICSRIAVSTKRGDHKSCRELVGKIKAWGKESDRNKRCIVNNGTGCVLSDTFYSFASSNISIEKHADLLKEILSVLTWMFPLGEEGRLKLGSATSLGGMVWLLKSGDLSARQNVVVVLKELLSLNQRHIDSLAEIEGVAEALVKMIREPICPKATKASLAAIFYMISPSATSVRSSTSRFVELGLVPLILEILVDAEKGICERALGVLTGICDSKEGREEAYKNALTVPILVKKMLRVSELGTEFAVCILWKLCRNDKKDENGVLLEALQAGAFQKFLVVLQVGCGESLKDKATELLKLLNIRRIGLDCVDSSMDFKYLKRPF, encoded by the coding sequence ATGATTTTATCTTGGAGAAGACTGAGAGCCAGCCGTGGCGGCAACAAGATCAGCGAGCTTTTGGATGGCAATTTACAAACGGAGATCACGATTCCGACCTACTTTCGCTGTCCGATCTCACTTGATTTGATGAGAGATCCCGTCACGTTGTCTACGGGTATCACGTATGATCGAGAGAACATCGAGAAGTGGATCGAAGCCGGCAACCAAACCTGTCCGGTCAGTAACCAGGTGTTGATGAGCTTTGACCAGATCCCAAATCATGCGATACGCAAGATGATTCAAGATTGGTGTGTCCAGAATCGTTCTAATGGGATCGAAAGGATCCCTACGCCTCGAATTCCCGTGACCCAGTACGAGGTTTCCCAGATTTGTTCAAGAATTGCGGTCTCAACTAAACGTGGGGATCACAAGAGTTGCCGGGAATTGGTGGGGAAGATCAAGGCATGGGGAAAGGAGAGCGACCGTAACAAGCGGTGCATTGTGAACAACGGCACGGGCTGTGTGTTGTCGGATACATTCTATTCTTTCGCGAGTAGTAATATCTCGATCGAGAAACATGCCGACCTCTTGAAGGAGATCTTATCTGTATTGACATGGATGTTCCCCCTGGGCGAGGAAGGCCGATTGAAACTAGGGTCGGCGACATCTTTAGGTGGCATGGTATGGCTTTTGAAGAGTGGGGATCTTTCCGCGCGGCAAAACGTGGTTGTAGTACTCAAAGAGCTTCTATCTTTGAATCAAAGACATATTGATTCCTTGGCAGAGATCGAAGGAGTTGCTGAAGCTTTGGTTAAAATGATAAGGGAGCCCATTTGTCCTAAGGCTACCAAGGCTTCTTTAGCAGCTATTTTCTACATGATTTCTCCATCTGCAACCAGTGTGAGATCATCCACATCAAGATTTGTGGAACTGGGTCTTGTCCCCCTAATACTAGAAATCCTTGTTGATGCGGAAAAAGGAATATGCGAGAGAGCTTTGGGTGTTTTGACTGGCATTTGCGACtccaaagaaggaagagaagaggcTTACAAGAATGCTCTAACCGTGCCTATTCTGGTCAAGAAAATGTTAAGGGTATCGGAGTTGGGGACTGAGTTTGCAGTCTGCATTCTTTGGAAGCTCTGCAGGAATGATAAGAAGGACGAGAATGGTGTTTTACTTGAGGCACTTCAAGCGGGTGCTTTTCAGAAGTTCTTGGTTGTCTTGCAGGTAGGTTGTGGTGAGAGCTTAAAGGATAAGGCGACCGAATTGTTGAAATTGCTGAATATTCGCAGGATTGGGTTGGACTGTGTTGATTCATCCATGGATTTCAAGTACCTCAAGAGACCATTTTGA